The window AGCGCGGCTATTTGTATGTTATTCCGCCCGGGGTTTCGCTTTCAGTCCTTAACAGGGCGCTTCATCTGTCGAAGCCGCTGACACACCACGGCGCTCGCCTGCCGTTCGATTTTCTGTTGCACTCAATGGCTGACGAATACGGAGCGCGCGCCGTCTGCGTGATTCTCTCGGGCATGGGTGCCGACGGCAGCGTCGGCTTGAAAGCGATCAGGGAAGCAGGCGGCCTCGTGATTGCCCAGGACCCGGATGAAGCGGCCTACGATTCGATGCCGCGAAGTGCAATCGCCACGGGTGGAGTGGATCTCATTCTCCCGGCAGATGCGATACCTGCCGCGCTAGCCGAGTTCCAGCGTCGCATGGCGTTACCCGATAAAAACGCTCTGGCTGGCGGGGAGGAGCCCAGGCCGGCGGGACTGGCAAAGATCGTTGAATTGCTGCGCGCCAGGACCACCCATGATTTTACGTGTTACAAACCTGGTACCCTGCTGCGCAGGGTCCGGCGGCGCATGGCGCTGGTCGCGCTCGACACCGGTGAACTCGGCGAGTATCTCGAGGTTCTGCAGCGCGACAGCGAGGAGTTGGGCCGTCTGGCGGCGGACCTGCTTATCAATGTCACAAGTTTCTTTCGCGATCCTTCGGTGTTCGAGTTTCTCGAGAAAACCGTCATACCTGAACTGGTTCGAAACCGCGCAGCCGGTCAGGCTTTGCGGGTCTGGACAGCTGGGTGCAGCACGGGCGAAGAAACCTATTCGTTGGCGATGGTATTTCGCGAGCAGATTGCTTTAGCCGGAATCGACATCAAGCTGCAGGTGTTCGCATCCGACATTGACCCGGACGCTGTTTCCAAGGCGCGCGAGGGGCTCTACCCGAAGGCCATCGAGGCCGACGTTTCTCCCACTCGACTCGCGCGGTTCTTTGCGAAGGAGGAGCATCAGTACCGGGTCCTGCCTGAACTCCGGTCTGTCGTGGTGTTCACGGTCCAGGATGTGTTGGCGGATCCACCTTTTTCGCGCCTCGACCTTGTTTCATGCCGCAACCTGCTCATTTACCTGAAGCCGGAGGCGCAGGCAAAAGTCATATCGCTCTTTCATTTTGCATTGCGCGAAGGAGGAATTCTGCTTCTGGGAAGCGCCGAGACCGCCGGAGACACAACAGGACGTTTCGAGATTGTTTCGAAAGCAGAGCGCGTTTATCGGCACATCGGCCGCTCCCAGCCAGGAAACCTTGGCTTTTTGCTCGGGAACGGCGACCTTTCCCGCGCTCCACTTCGCGAGGGGCAAGCGACGTCCGTTCGCCCGCATCACACCGGGATGGCTGAATTGTGTCGGCAACTCGTCATCGATGCCTACGCACCGGCTGCGGTGCTGACCGACCGCAATCTTGAGTGCCTGTTCTTCCTTGGTGCCACAGACCGCTATCTGCATGTGCCACAGGGCGCGCCCACACGCGACCTGCTCTCCATGGCGCCCAACAACATGCGCACGAGACTGAGACTGGCGACTACAGAGGCCAGCCGTGAGGGCATGCGCGTTGTCGTCAACGGTGGCAGCCTATCGCGGGATGGCAATCTGGTTTCGTTCCGTATTGACGTTCTGCCCGTATCGAGCGAAGGCGAGGCGCTGTTGCTTATCTGCTTTGTCGACCTGCCCGAACACGCGCAGTCGCGTACCGACCTGACTCAAGCCGCGGACATTTCCCGGATTGCGGAGCTCGGACGCGAGCTTGATACCACCCGCGACGAACTGCAACGCGCCATCCATAGTCTTGAACTGGCTGGCGAAGAACAGAAGACGATCAATGAGGAAGCGCTGTCGGTCAATGAGGAATACCAGTCGACGAATGAGGAACTGGTCACTTCGAAGGAAGAGTTGCAGTCACTCAACGAGGAACTCACCGCACTGAATGGTCAGTTGCAGGAAACGCTGGAGCGTCAGCGAACCACTTCTAACGATCTGCAGAACGTCCTCTACAGCACGGATGTCGCGACGCTCTTTCTTGACCCGGACCTGAACATCCGGTTCTTCACCCCAGCCACGAAACTCGTTTTCAGCGTGATCCCCGGCGATGTTGGCCGTCCCCTTGCAGACCTGCGCTCGCTCGCGGCTGACGGTGATCTGCTCACGGATGCACAGACCGTATTACAGACCGGCACTCCATTAGAACGGGAAATCGAAACACGCAGCGGCGTCTGGTTCATCCGCCGAATCCTGCCCTACCGCACCAACGACAATGGTATCGAGGGCGTGGTCATCACGTTCACAGATATCACGGATAGAAAGCACACTACGAAAGCACTCGAAGCAGCACGCCAGCAAGCTGACCTCGCCAATGTCGCCAAATCGCGCTTTCTGGCGGCCGCCAGCCATGATCTACGGCAACCGCTGCAGACACTGACGCTACTTCATTCGTTGCTGGTGAAGCACGTGGAGGGCGAAACGGCCGGAAAAATCGTGGCTCGCTTTGAGCAGACGCTGGATGCGATGTCCGGCATGCTCAACACCTTACTCGACATCAACCAAATTGAGGCTGGGACCGTCCACGCGGAGACTTCCAGTTTTCCGCTCAACACCTTGTTTGACCGTCTGCGAGACGAGTTCGCGTTCCACGCGCACGCGCAAGGCATTTCCTTGCATGTGGTGCGTTGCCACCTATCGATACAGAGTGACCCGCGCCTGCTTGATCAGATCATCCGCAACCTGCTTTCGAATGCGCTGAAATATACACCGCGCGGCAGGGTGTTATTAGGCTGCCGGAGGCGGAACGGCGTGGTCAGCATCGAGGTTTGGGACACCGGAATCGGTATTCCCGCTGCAGAGATCAAATCGATCTTCGATGAATACCATCAGCTCAACAATGCTGCGCGCGAGCGTAGACTTGGCCTTGGGCTGGGATTGTCCATTTCCCAGCGCCTCGCGCGCTTGCTGAAGCATCGGATTCGGGTACGCTCCGAGCCGGGCAAGGGTTCGGTATTTGCCGTCGACGTCGGGGCCGCCGTCGAGGAATCCACCAGCACTGTTATGCCGCAACCGGCGAAAGTCAACGATGAGACCGTCGCTGCCCCCCACCGCACCGGCGCCATTCTGGTCATCGAAGACGATCCTGAAGTACGCAGCTTGCTGGAACTCATTCTGACCGACGAAGGCCACCGTGCGGCTGCCGCGCGCGATGGAACCGCGGCGCTTGAATGGGTGACGCGCGATACGTTCCGGCCGGACCTGATTCTCGCGGACTACAACTTGCCGAACGGAATGAACGGACTGGAGGTCGCAACGAAATTAAGGGAGACACTGTGCCGCCAAATCCCGACCATTATCCTGACGGGCGACATATCGACAGAGACGCTCAAGGCGATCGCACTCAAGCAGTGCGCGCAACTCAACAAGCCGGTCCAAGTCAATACGCTTTCGCAGTTGATTCAGCGTCTGCTACCGGAATTGCCGCCGGCACCGCTGCCGCATCACGACAACATGCGGGAGAAAGGCGGCTTGGAACCGGTCATTTACGTGGTGGACGACGATTCGACTGTACGTGATGCGATAAGAGCGGTACTCGAGGAAGACTGCCAGACCGTCGAAACCTATCCGACATGCGAAGCCTTCCTCTCCAGCTATCATTCGGGACGCGAGGCTTGTCTATTGGTAGACGGCTACCTGCCGGGCATGAGTGGGCTTGAATTGCTCGAACATATCCGCGAAACGAAGCGACCACTGCCGGCGATCATGATCACGGGTCACAGCGATGTTTCAATGGTAGTGCGCGCCATGAAGGCCGGCGCTGCCGATTTCATCGAAAAACCAATCGGGCGCACCGAGCTGCTCGAGGGCATCAGGCGCGCGGTCGAACAATCGCGTGACTCCAACAAACTGTTCGCGTGGCGTGAGACGGCGGCGCAACATGTCGCCACGCTCACGCCGCGTCAGCACGAAATCATGGAACGGGTGCTCGCCGGTCAACCAAGCAAGATCATCGCGTCTGATCTTTCCATCAGCCAACGCACGGTCGAAAACCACCGTGCCGCGATCATGACGAAAACTGGCGCCGGGTCCCTTCCCGCGTTGGCCCGCATGGCGCTGGCCGCGGCCTCCTACGGGGCCGAGCCATCTGCCGCCTCCGACGAATCCGCCGCAACAGCCTGATCGCCGGAAGTAAAACGTGTCGGCGATCAGGCTCAGCCGCTTCGGGGATGCGGACAAAATCCTGGACTACTTTGGAGGTAGTCCATGTATTCATACGAAGACCGCGTTCGGGCGGTCGACGACGTGGTCGTTCGTCAGGATGTAGCCGTCTTGGCTGATGATGGAGCCAGAGCCTGGGGCCTCGCTCGATGCGCCATTGTCTCCGCCGTCCTCGCCTTGCGGGTCCGGCTGCCCGCCGATGTGCTTCGCGCTGATGTTGACGACCGCGGGGCCGTAAGTCGCGACGATGTTCGAGAAGTCGGGTGTGCCGGCGCGCGCGCCGGACTCGATCGGCGTCGAGCCGGTGCCAGGATTGACGACCTATGAGCCGTCGGCATTGTGATGGCCGGCCGCGTAGGCACCCGCGAGCGCGGCAACGACGCCGACGGTCGCCGCGCGACGTGAAAGGATTCTGCTATTCATAATTTGAGTTCGGAGTGGAAAGCGGTTTTGAGATTCGAAACGTACGCGCGGTCGCTTAAAGCAGGCTTAAGCTTCCGTCGGGATTCGGCGCGCCGTGCGCGAGCGGCCGCTCATATGGGATCCCGGATATACCGCGTATATTGGACGGAACCGACGTGCGAGGCGTCGAATTCCCCACGTATGGGAGCCATGCGTTAGCAAGCCAGAACGATTGCCGCTTTCATCTGCAGATTGTTTCGGCGATGCGCGCTTGCGCGCAAAACAAGACCACGAGAAGCGGCGGCGCCTTCATGGCCGGACGACGGTCGGCGCAGATCGTTTAGGTTTGTTCGACGCCTGCCCTCGAGCACGAGCTCATGAGTCAAGGACAACGCGTGCGGGCAGGCGTTGAATAAACCTCGAGGAAGGAAACCGCGGAGTGATCCGATGCGGCCAGCGTCTTCGCTATGGCGATTGATCAATCTGACCGGTCTGTGTTGCAGGTCGGCGGCGGGCGATGCGAGCGCGCGCAGATGCGTGGATGCGGCAATAGAGGCGATGGCGCGGCCGGTTCGGAGTTCGGATTGCGGCTGCGCAGCCGTGCATGACAGCGAAGGCACAACCGTCCACTCTTCGGCCGCGCTGACGCAAAGCCGACAGTTGAACTGCAGATCGACGCGAGGCGCTCATCGCTGTGCTGCCTTTGGTGGTGCGCGAATCGGCACGGTGCGCGTCAGGATGTCGATGATGAGCATAGGCGCGCCGCAATGGCGATAGACGAAGGTTGGTCGATCGCCGGTGATCGCATCGTGCGGTGATGGGCAGAGCCTGGGCTCAATGCCGAGCAGCATACGGATCCTGGCCAGGTTTGTGCGGCGCACGGGGTTGGCAAGCAACCCATAGTGGCGGATTCGGTGGAAGCCGACGGGCAATACGTGGAGCAGGAAGCGGCGCATGAACTCGCTGGATTCGAGCGTCATCACCTTGTAGCGGGTACGGCCCTGGGTGAGCGTTTTAGGTACCGGGCGAATTCACGCACAATGCGCAGGTAGCCTGCCTGGGTCTTGGGAGAAAGCTGGCGCATGCGCATGTCGTCGGTCATACGCTGACGCAATGGGCTGACGCCCGGTTGACTGGAGGTCATGATGCAGCTCCGTTTGAAGAACGAGGCGGATTGCCTCGACCTCCAACATACGGAACTGCGCAGCGGCCCTCTCCGAACCCCGTACGCCGGGTCGGAGCCCTCTACCGCGCGAGCGGTTTCGTTCTGCGACCCGTTGCGGGCGGTCGACCCAGCGCGACATATAGGGCAGCTTTCGGACCCGTTTCAGTCATCTGCACCTGCGGATTCGAACAGTCGTTGTCAACGCGACAGCGGCCATGCCACCACTTCACCTCGCACCTCGCACCATGAGAAGCTTCCAGCATATCGCCACGCTCCTCGACCGATAATCGCCAGGCGGGGGAGACATAAGGCATGTCCTGCCTACCGGCGACGCCAATTACATATTCGGATAGTTCGCCCCCTTTGACGACCGGACGGATCAGCTGGCCGTAGCCGGCGAACGGGTGAGTGAGATCGTGTAGCCGATACAGCGCGTCAGCGACATCATGGGAGAGATCGCCGCCGCATCGGCAGATGCAGAGCATTGGCATCGAACCGGCGAATCGCGCAGTGTCACAAATGGACGAAGCGACGCAGCAAACGCGACGCTGCTCGAACAGGCGACATCGGCTTCGCTTGATGAGCAAGCTGCACAACTGCAGGTCATGGTCGGCACGTCCCGCCTGCAATGTGTCGAGACCATTCTGAAGCGTCGCGCGCCATCCGATTCATATCTGGAACTGTGACGTGTACGACTCAAACTGACTGCGCCCTAATTTAAGCGTTACGCGACCATGCGCGGCGACGATCCTCGGTACGCAGCCCGCAGTGGCCATTGGTGTGATTTCGTGGCGCGGCGCAAAGCGGCTGGGGCCTCAAGACGAACTCACACCACCTCTATAGCGATTTCAAAGCGGGTAACAGCCGGTCGAACTCGCGCTTCACTACGCCGTAGCATTCGCATACACGTGCTTCGAGTCCCGGTCTGTCTAGCACCTCGATGTGGCCATGACTGTAGCGAATCAAACCCGCATCCTGCAATTTCAACGCGGCCTCGGTTACACCCGATCGACGAACGCCCAGCATATTGGCGATCAGTTCCTGCGTCATCTTCAGTTCGTTTGAAGAAAGACGGTCGATGCTAAGCAGGAGCCACCTGCACAACTGCTGATCGATCGAATGATGTCGGTTACACACGGCAGTCTGCGCCATCTGGGTGATCAGCGCCTGTGTGTAGCGGAGCAAAAGGCGCTGGACTGGACCGGCACGATGAAACTCCTCCTTCAGGATTTGAGCATCCAGGCGATACGCCTTGCCCGCGCTTTGCACGACCGCCCGGCTGGGCGTGGTCTCGCCCCCCATGAAAAGTGCGATGCCAATGAGCCCTTCGTTGCCGACGATCGCGATTTCGGCGGACGCACCGTCCTCCATCACATACAGCAGCGACACGATACAGGTGGTCGGGAAATAAACGTAATTGAGGCGGTCGCCGGATTCGTAGACGACATTGCCGAGCGGCATATCCACGGCCAACAGGTGTGGCGCGAGACGCTCCCACTCCACGTCAGGCAACACCGCCAGCAGATGATTTTCCTTTTGGGGAAGATCTTGAGCCATTTCGCACTCTCCGCAGCTCGCCCGGAACCGCGCCGCTTTCGCCGACGAATTCCTGACGGGTAAATATGGATAGAAGGAGGAGTGCTCCAACACCTTTACCGCCTGCACCGCAGCGCAACCCCACGCGGCAATCTTCGCGCGACTTAAAATCAGGCCAATATGTAATGGATTATAAGCCACGCCGAAATCACTGAGGCGGCCCGCGTTGGCATGACATCGTGTTACCGCACAAACGAGGAAACGGATTGCACGAAGTTCGAGATTATCGTCCCGTTCGCCATTACAAAGTATCCGGCCGGCTCAACGACAATCGTGCTTTCCACTTATACACTGCCATAAAAAGCGCGGGCGGACTTGATGATCGGCAGCTTGAGCGTGAACTCGCTGCCTTTTCCGGGGCCCGCGCTGATCGCCGAAACCGTACCACCGTGAGAAGCAGCAATTGCCTTCACGACTGCGAGGCCAATGCCGAGGCCACCCGCACTGGCGGCGATCGTTCTGCTGGATTGTGCGAACAGCTCGAAAATATGCGGCAGCAGGACAGACGAAATCCCCGGACCATCGTCATTGATTTTGATGACAAGATTGCTTCCTTCGGCGAACACCGTCATTCGTATGTTGCCGTGCATCGGCGTGTATTTCACCGCGTTATGCAACAGATTACCGACGGCCTGCGTCAAACGAACGGGATCGCCTTCAACGCGCAGAGTCGTGTCGGGAAGCAACACGGTAAAAGTCTGATTTTTCGCGGCGGCAGCCACTGCCGTGACCTCGCAGATGTCAGCCAGGAGAGTCGCGATCTCTATGGCGACCTTGCTGAGTCGGAGCACATCACGATCGACACGGATCGCATCCATCAAATCTTGCGCGAGCCGTGCGATCCCGTCCACCTGGCGGTCGATCATCTCGGTCAGGCGGAGTATCTCCGGGCGGTCGGCCGACGCGTTGCGGATCAACTGACTGGCCATCCGCAAGGGCGTCAACGGCCCGCGCAACTCGTGGGCCACCATTGCCAGGGTCTGGTTGCTAATCGGTGGCACCTCGACGCCGCGCTCGGTCGCGCTGGCATCGCGCAGGGCAACAATCTCAATGGGCCGCGAACGACACCCCATCATTGCGTCTGTCTCGACGACGGAGTTCAAGGCAAAACCGTCCGCCATCGAAGTGGCAGACGCCAGATGTGCTGACATTTTGATCCCCATTCTGGGCTTTTCGGCAACGAAGAGCGATGAGACGCGCGTATCGGTCTGATATTCAGGAACAGCCAGAGTTCTTGCAAAAGCACCAGCAACGTGCGGTTCGCCAACGCCCGTCTCGCAGGACGGAGGGTCGGCCTAACCAACAGCATCGCAAATGCAGTTCGGTAAGTCGGTACGGTGGCGTTCAGATCAGTAAGAACGACCGTGACATGCGAAAGCCCGTCGGGGTGAGTAACGTCTGATGATCACGGCGAACGAACGCTTAGCGGGTGTCCGCATGACCGCGGGAAAGTCGCGCGACGATTCACACGGATTGTGCGTTTGAATATAGACAGAGGTCTGTACGTTGACGTACCGCAATCTACCGCGCGTGCGCGTAGCTTGGCTTCTATCGTCGATCAGCGCGGAGAAAATCATGCTTAGACGAACATTTATCTGGAGCACACCAGGATCGCTTCTGGCACTAGGTGCGGCGCTCTCAGGTTGCACCACCACCGCTTCTTCCAATGCTAGCCGCAGCGAGCAAATGGATAAACGCCGCACCATCGACGCAGGCGTCGACTCGACACTCGCACGCCTCTATGACATCGCGAGCGGCTCGCGTGAACTGGTCGGCAAGGCGCACGGAGTCCTGGTGTTTCCTTCTGTGTTCGACGCCGGCTTTGTGGTCGGTGGTCAATATGGTGAAGGGTCGTTGCGCGTTGGCGGACGCACGGTCGGCTACTACAGCACGGCGACCGGATCGATCGGCTGGCAGATCGGCGCGCAATCGCGTGCGATCGTATTCCTGTTCATGACCGACGAGTCGCTCAACCGCTTCCGTAGCAGAGACGGATGGTCGGCGGGCGGCGATGCGTCCGTGGCCGTGCTGCAAATCGGCGCGAATGGCACGCTCGACACGAGCACCTCTACCGGTCAGGTCAACGCTTTCGTGCTGACCAACCAGGGCTTAATGGCGGGCGCGTCGCTCGAAGGCACCAAAGTCACGCGGCTCGCGTTGCTTTGAAAACCAGACCCCGGGCGTGGTGTGCTGCGCCCCTTCTTCTCACACCGCGGAGAGACCATGTTACGAAGCATTAGCGACCTGCACGGCAGCACCGTGCACGCATTGGACGGCGATATCGGTTCGGTCAACCAGGTCTATTTCGACGACGAGTCCTGGGGAGTGCGTTATCTGGTGGTCGAAACAGGCAACTGGCTCAACGACCGGCAAGTGCTGGTTTCGCCGTATTCGGTGAAACACACCGACCCGGGATCGAACGTCGTGCATGTGAACCTGTCGCGGCAGCAAGTGCGGGACAGCCCGATTCTCGACACCCACAAGCCGGTATCGCGGCAGCACGAGATCGAGTATCTGCGCTACTACAGCTATCCGACGTATTGGGGCGGCCCGAACATGTGGGGCATGGGCGCCTACCCGGCCTACGACCCGACAGGCGTTGCGCCG is drawn from Burkholderia sp. 9120 and contains these coding sequences:
- a CDS encoding HAMP domain-containing sensor histidine kinase — encoded protein: MSAHLASATSMADGFALNSVVETDAMMGCRSRPIEIVALRDASATERGVEVPPISNQTLAMVAHELRGPLTPLRMASQLIRNASADRPEILRLTEMIDRQVDGIARLAQDLMDAIRVDRDVLRLSKVAIEIATLLADICEVTAVAAAAKNQTFTVLLPDTTLRVEGDPVRLTQAVGNLLHNAVKYTPMHGNIRMTVFAEGSNLVIKINDDGPGISSVLLPHIFELFAQSSRTIAASAGGLGIGLAVVKAIAASHGGTVSAISAGPGKGSEFTLKLPIIKSARAFYGSV
- a CDS encoding YSC84-related protein, whose protein sequence is MLRRTFIWSTPGSLLALGAALSGCTTTASSNASRSEQMDKRRTIDAGVDSTLARLYDIASGSRELVGKAHGVLVFPSVFDAGFVVGGQYGEGSLRVGGRTVGYYSTATGSIGWQIGAQSRAIVFLFMTDESLNRFRSRDGWSAGGDASVAVLQIGANGTLDTSTSTGQVNAFVLTNQGLMAGASLEGTKVTRLALL
- a CDS encoding Crp/Fnr family transcriptional regulator, giving the protein MAQDLPQKENHLLAVLPDVEWERLAPHLLAVDMPLGNVVYESGDRLNYVYFPTTCIVSLLYVMEDGASAEIAIVGNEGLIGIALFMGGETTPSRAVVQSAGKAYRLDAQILKEEFHRAGPVQRLLLRYTQALITQMAQTAVCNRHHSIDQQLCRWLLLSIDRLSSNELKMTQELIANMLGVRRSGVTEAALKLQDAGLIRYSHGHIEVLDRPGLEARVCECYGVVKREFDRLLPALKSL
- a CDS encoding chemotaxis protein CheB, which codes for MPGSLSRPADKLPARATARRPAGDVTEPKSEDFPVVGIGASAGGLDACRKLLGALPSNAGMAFVLVQHLDPTHKSMMVDLLGGRASVSVLQAEDGMRIERGYLYVIPPGVSLSVLNRALHLSKPLTHHGARLPFDFLLHSMADEYGARAVCVILSGMGADGSVGLKAIREAGGLVIAQDPDEAAYDSMPRSAIATGGVDLILPADAIPAALAEFQRRMALPDKNALAGGEEPRPAGLAKIVELLRARTTHDFTCYKPGTLLRRVRRRMALVALDTGELGEYLEVLQRDSEELGRLAADLLINVTSFFRDPSVFEFLEKTVIPELVRNRAAGQALRVWTAGCSTGEETYSLAMVFREQIALAGIDIKLQVFASDIDPDAVSKAREGLYPKAIEADVSPTRLARFFAKEEHQYRVLPELRSVVVFTVQDVLADPPFSRLDLVSCRNLLIYLKPEAQAKVISLFHFALREGGILLLGSAETAGDTTGRFEIVSKAERVYRHIGRSQPGNLGFLLGNGDLSRAPLREGQATSVRPHHTGMAELCRQLVIDAYAPAAVLTDRNLECLFFLGATDRYLHVPQGAPTRDLLSMAPNNMRTRLRLATTEASREGMRVVVNGGSLSRDGNLVSFRIDVLPVSSEGEALLLICFVDLPEHAQSRTDLTQAADISRIAELGRELDTTRDELQRAIHSLELAGEEQKTINEEALSVNEEYQSTNEELVTSKEELQSLNEELTALNGQLQETLERQRTTSNDLQNVLYSTDVATLFLDPDLNIRFFTPATKLVFSVIPGDVGRPLADLRSLAADGDLLTDAQTVLQTGTPLEREIETRSGVWFIRRILPYRTNDNGIEGVVITFTDITDRKHTTKALEAARQQADLANVAKSRFLAAASHDLRQPLQTLTLLHSLLVKHVEGETAGKIVARFEQTLDAMSGMLNTLLDINQIEAGTVHAETSSFPLNTLFDRLRDEFAFHAHAQGISLHVVRCHLSIQSDPRLLDQIIRNLLSNALKYTPRGRVLLGCRRRNGVVSIEVWDTGIGIPAAEIKSIFDEYHQLNNAARERRLGLGLGLSISQRLARLLKHRIRVRSEPGKGSVFAVDVGAAVEESTSTVMPQPAKVNDETVAAPHRTGAILVIEDDPEVRSLLELILTDEGHRAAAARDGTAALEWVTRDTFRPDLILADYNLPNGMNGLEVATKLRETLCRQIPTIILTGDISTETLKAIALKQCAQLNKPVQVNTLSQLIQRLLPELPPAPLPHHDNMREKGGLEPVIYVVDDDSTVRDAIRAVLEEDCQTVETYPTCEAFLSSYHSGREACLLVDGYLPGMSGLELLEHIRETKRPLPAIMITGHSDVSMVVRAMKAGAADFIEKPIGRTELLEGIRRAVEQSRDSNKLFAWRETAAQHVATLTPRQHEIMERVLAGQPSKIIASDLSISQRTVENHRAAIMTKTGAGSLPALARMALAAASYGAEPSAASDESAATA